A region from the Acyrthosiphon pisum isolate AL4f chromosome A1, pea_aphid_22Mar2018_4r6ur, whole genome shotgun sequence genome encodes:
- the LOC100165227 gene encoding UNC93-like protein MFSD11, with amino-acid sequence MDKRLLNVSLLGLAFMFVFTAFQTMGNIEKTILKSIQNDYPSFTGDGYTSLSIIYIVFALCNWISPSIVSFAGSRLAMFIGACCYTMFLVSFLWPTTFLLYFMSAVIGFGASVIWTGQGAYLTLNSDSSTMSRNSGVFWALLQMSMFLGNTFVFFALHDKNHLDESTRTLVFTVLIAVCFLGTLLFLLLRSPLSSEGTENERGETLSPIQEIKNSLSLFLTEDMCLLNMSFFFTGLHLSFYSGVYSSSIGFTTSMGTNSKQLVGLSGILIGVGEILGGFLFSILGKKTSDNNIESKGFSHSAVVALGFIINIVAYGLIFINLPDESPFGDTTAKSFIEPNQYLAIFCSFLLGFGDSCFNTQIYNVIGQRYSENSAPAMALFKFMQSIAAAISFFYSNHFGMYVQLTLLVITLIMGTLSFFKVDKSIDNR; translated from the exons aaAACTATACTAAAAAGCATTCAAAATGACTATCCCTCATTTACTGGTGATGGATATACTAGTTTGTCCATTATCTATATTGTTTTTGCTTTATGTAATTGGATATCTCCATCGATTGTCAGTTTTGCAGGTTCCAGATTAGCTATGTTTATAGGAGCTTGCTGTTACAC TATGTTCTTAGTATCATTTCTCTGGCCGACcacttttttactttatttcatGTCTGCGGTAATTGGTTTTGGTGCTTCAGTTATTTGGACAGGGCAAGGagcatatttaacattaaattctGATTCTTCTACTATGTCCAGAAACTCGGGAGTATTTTGGGCGTTGTTACAAATGag TATGTTTTTAGGAAATACATTTGTGTTTTTTGCACTTCACGATAAAAATCATTTGGATGAATCAACAAGAACTTTAGTCTTCACTGTTCTCATAGCTGTATGTTTTTTGGgtactttgttatttttacttttacgaTCGCCTTTAAGTTCAGAAGGAACTGAAAATGAACGAGGAGAAACTTTATCGCCTattcaagaaataaaaaattctttgtCTCTTTTCCTAACTGAAGACATGTGTTTATTAAacatgtcatttttttttactg GTTTACATTTGTCATTTTATAGTGGTGTCTATAGTTCAAGTATTGGATTCACTACAAGTATGGGAACCAACAGTAAACAGCTTGTGGGTTTATCAGGAATCTTGATTGGTGTTGGCGAAATTTTAG GAGGTTTTCTGTTCAGCATTCTGGGTAAAAAAACTTCTGATAACAACATTGAATCCAAAGGATTCAGTCATTCAGCAGTAGTTGCTcttggttttattataaatattgttgcatacggtttgatatttataaatttaccagACGAATCACCATTTGGTGATACAACAGCAAAATCTTTTATCGAacctaa TCAGTACCTAGCAATTTTCTGCAGTTTTCTCTTGGGTTTTGGTGACAGTTGTTTCAATACTCAAATTTACAATGTAATTGGACAAAGATACTCTGAAAATAGTGCCCCAGCTATGGCCCTGTTTAAATTTATGcag tctaTAGCTGCTGCCATTAGTTTCTTCTACAGTAATCATTTTGGAATGTATGTTCAATTAACCTTGTTGGTGATCACATTAATTATGGGTACTCTGTCGTTTTTCAAAGTGGATAAATCTATTGATAACCGGTGA